A segment of the candidate division WOR-3 bacterium genome:
GAATCTGTATATCCTTATGTGTTCCCGCTTCGTAATAGTTCGCGTCCGCCGAAGAAACTTCCCATGAGAGCAGGTTACTACTGCATAGACACCTTTACGCCTTTGAATAAGAACGCTTTTCTGGCAGCGAGACAAGCCGTGGATTGCGCTTTGACGGCAGCAAAATCAATATTAAACGGTTCGCGTCTGTCATACGCACTGGCGCGTCCTCCGGGGCATCACGCTGAAAAAAAAGTTTTCGGAGGATTTTGTTATATGAATTCAACCGCCGTTGCGGCGGATTATTTAAGCGCACACGGCGAAGTTGCCGTTCTTGATATTGACTATCACCACGGCAACGGCCAGCAGAGTATTTTTTACGACAGGAGAGACGTCTTGACAATTTCAATACACGTCAACCCGAGGAACGATTATCCGTTTTTCAGCGGATTTCTGGATGAAGTGGGAGAAGGAGAGGGAACGGGATTCAACGTCAACTATACGCTGCCCGAACATATATCTACAATAAGGTATTTCAATGCATTGAGAAAAGCGATTTCAAGAATAAAAGTGTTTGATCCGAAGTTCCTTGTCGTGGCGCTGGGAGCGGACACTGCAAGGGGAGACCCGACGGGCACATGGTCGCTCGACGCCGATGATTTTGAGTCTGCGGGAAATATGATAGGCCTGATGTCTTACCCAACGCTGTTCGTCCAGGAAGGAGGTTACGAGACTAAAACGATAGGCAGAAACCTTAGCCGGTTTTTTAAAGGCGTGTGGGAAGGTTCGTTCGATTCCGGTAAGAAAACTGGTCGGAAGCGAATATAGAATAAATTGGGGCGTGAAGAAGTGTTTACAGGTACATTTGTCTTCAGAGGGAATTTACTATGAAATCCGGTGTTAATGAAATAAGATACAATCTGCTTGTTTTATACCATTTTTACGCTTGTAACAAAGATACGGTCGATCATTCCGGTGCAATATAAGGTTTTTGTAAATTTCAATGAAGAATTTCAAACAAAGGACTGAAGATGAAATATCCCGTCACTAAAAAACGGAACTTTACTGAAGAGTTGCACGGTAAACAAGTTGCGGATCCATACAGATGGCTCGAGAAAATAGAAACTGAAGAAGTCGGTAAATGGGTTTCCGAACAGAACAAATTTTCTAAGAAATTTCTCCGGGATGGCGCGGCGTACGACAAAATTCTCAAGGAGCTCAAAAAAATCTGGTATTACTCTAGTCAGAATGCTCCATCAGTAAAAGGGGGAAAATATTTCTACCTAGCAAACGATGGCACTCAAAACCACAATATCTTATACGTCAAGGAATCTCTCGATGCACCGCCGCGAATTCTTCTGGACCCGAATAAATGGAGTAAAGACGGTTCATCGTCGTTGTCGGTGCTGTATATATCTGATGACGGAAAATACCTCGTGTACGGGATAAGCAGATCCGGTTCGGATTGGCAGGACATAAAAATATTAGATGTCGAAAAGACAAAAGACCTGCCGGAGACTTTAAAATGGTGCAGATTTACGTTCGTTTCCTGGAAGAAAGACTCTTCCGGCTTTTTTTACAACAGGTTCCCGGAAGAGACTTCAGTCCCTCCCGAAGACAGAATAAATTATTCAAAGGTGTATTTTCACGAATTGAACTCGGATCAGTCTCAGGACGTTTTGATTTTTGAGGACAACAAAAACAAAGAGCAGGATTTTTATCCGGTTGTGACCTATGACGGTGAATATCTTTTAATATTTGCCGGTATAGGCACCGATAACAAGAATTTGGTTTACGTCAGAAAGTTAATTGAAAACAAACGTTTCATTAGATTAATTCCTGATTTTGAAGCGGAATATACTTATGTCTACAACATAGGCGACATCTTCTTTTTTAAAACAGATTTAAACGCACCGTTCGGGAAAATTGTATCAATCGACCTGAAAAATCCATCCGAAAAAGCTTGGAAAGAGGTAGTTCCGGAGACTCGGAATAAGCTTTTAAATGCAACTACAGCAGGCGAAAAATTTATTCTTGAATATCTTTACGATGCTCACAGCGTTCTAAAAATTTACTCCCTTGAAGGCAAGCTTCTGAATGAAATCCAACTGCCGGGCTTGGGAACAGTTCTGGGCATAAGCGGGGAACCTGATCTAAAAGACATATATTTCAAGTACACTTCTTTCACTTACCCGGGGATAGTATATCAGTACGACATTAACAGGAATGAAATGAAGGAATTCAGCAGAGACGGGCTGTCCGTTGATCAGTCTGAATTTACCATCGAAAGGCTTATTGCCGTGTCGAAAGACGGCACGAAAGTTCCATATTTTCTCGTCCGGGGAAAAAGTGTCGAAAGGAACGGATCTAATCCGACGATTCTGTATGGATACGGCGGATTCAACATACCTGAAACACCTTCCTTTTCCGTTTCGTTATATTATTGGCTGAAAAAAGGAGGAATATACGCTCTGGCGAATCTCAGGGGAGGCGGCGAGTTCGGTGAGGTCTGGCACAAAGGAGGAATGCTAGGAAACAAACAGAACGTGTTCGAAGATTTCATCGCCGTGGCACAATCCTTGATCGAAAACGGCTTTACACAAAAAGAAAAGCTTGCAATCAGAGGCGGAAGCAACGGAGGTCTTCTGACAGGCGCGTGCATGATTCAAAAACCAGAACTGTTCGGAGCCGTAGTATGCCAGGTCGGGGTACTCGATATGCTTAGGTATCACAAGTGGACAGTTGGAAGATACTGGATCCCCGAATACGGAGATCCGGAAAATAAGGAACATTTCCAATTCCTTTATGCCTATTCACCGGTTCATAATGTGAAAAAAGGTGTAAAATATCCACCGGTACTTATAACGACT
Coding sequences within it:
- a CDS encoding S9 family peptidase; translated protein: MKYPVTKKRNFTEELHGKQVADPYRWLEKIETEEVGKWVSEQNKFSKKFLRDGAAYDKILKELKKIWYYSSQNAPSVKGGKYFYLANDGTQNHNILYVKESLDAPPRILLDPNKWSKDGSSSLSVLYISDDGKYLVYGISRSGSDWQDIKILDVEKTKDLPETLKWCRFTFVSWKKDSSGFFYNRFPEETSVPPEDRINYSKVYFHELNSDQSQDVLIFEDNKNKEQDFYPVVTYDGEYLLIFAGIGTDNKNLVYVRKLIENKRFIRLIPDFEAEYTYVYNIGDIFFFKTDLNAPFGKIVSIDLKNPSEKAWKEVVPETRNKLLNATTAGEKFILEYLYDAHSVLKIYSLEGKLLNEIQLPGLGTVLGISGEPDLKDIYFKYTSFTYPGIVYQYDINRNEMKEFSRDGLSVDQSEFTIERLIAVSKDGTKVPYFLVRGKSVERNGSNPTILYGYGGFNIPETPSFSVSLYYWLKKGGIYALANLRGGGEFGEVWHKGGMLGNKQNVFEDFIAVAQSLIENGFTQKEKLAIRGGSNGGLLTGACMIQKPELFGAVVCQVGVLDMLRYHKWTVGRYWIPEYGDPENKEHFQFLYAYSPVHNVKKGVKYPPVLITTADTDDRVYPAHSFKFAAELQEKSSGESPVLLRIEEKAGHGHGKSLSKLVEQASDIYSFLNKTLGLEG